The genomic stretch TCACACACTAACTCGCCCACTCtttcacacacccacacaaactCGCCAACTCATTCACACACTAACTCACCCACTCGTTCATACACCCACTCATTCACAaactcacccactcattcacacactaacTCATCCACTAATTCACACACCCACTAATTCACACACTAACCCACTCGTTCACACACCCACTCATTCACAtacccactcattcacacactaacCCACTCATTCGCACTCTAACTCACTCATTCACACACTAATTCGCCCACTCATTCACACTAAATCACTAACTCGTTCACACATTCAAAAATTCGACCATTCACACACTCACTGATTCACAcacccactcattcacacactaacTCACCCACTCATTGAAACACAAACCCACTTgttcacacacccacacacactaaCTCACCCACTCGTTCACACACCCAttcacactcattcacacactagctcacacacactcattcacacacacaatCGTTCACACACCCACTCATTCACATACTAACTTGCCCACTCATTCACAcacccactcattcacacactaacCCACCCATTCACTAACTCTCCCATTCACACACTAACTCACCCACCTATTCACTAACTCTCCCATTCACCCACTAACTCACCCACTTGttcacacacccactcacacactAACTCGCCCACTCATTCACAcacccactcattcacacactcGTTCACACACCaactcacccactcattcacacactaacCCATCCACTCATTCACGCACTAACCCAGTCATTCACACACTAACTCACCCACTCGTTCACCCACTaactcacccactcattcacacactaacCCACCCACTTGTTCACAAACTCATTCACACACTATcccactcattcacacactaacCCACCCACTCGTTCACACACTAACACCCACTCGTTCACACACCCATTCACACACTAACCCACTCATTCACGCACTAACCCAGTCATTCACACACTAACTCACCCAGTCGTTCACCCACTaactcacccactcattcacacactaacCCACCCACTCGTTCACACACTAACACCCACTCGTTCAcacacccactcactcactcgtTCCCTCATAGTCTCGTTCACCCACTCATCTGCATACTAATTCACTTACCTGCTCATCCACCCGTTCCCCGACTCACCCATTCATTCACCCACTCATCATTCACTCACTCCTTAAGCACCCATTCATTCACAGCTCACCCACTCACTGTCACACATTCGCCTACTCATGTACTCATTTACCCCTCAAGCCCTCATTCATCACTGTCATTCACTGTTCATTTATTCACGTGTTCACTCGTTCACACACTCATTTACACACCCACTGTCACGCATTCATTCGCCTACTCATGTACTCATTTCCCCTCGGCCCTCACTCATCACTGTCATTCACTCAGTCACTGTTCATTTATTCACCTGTTCACTCGTTCACACACTCATTTACACACTAACCCACTTACTGTCACGCATTCATTCGCCTACTCATGTACTCATTTACCCCTCAGTCCTCATTCATCACTGTCATTCACTGTTCATTTATTCACCTGTTCACTCGTTCACACACTCATTTACACACTAACCCACTGACTGTCATGCATTCATTCGCCTACTCATGTACTCATTTACCCCTCAGCCCTCACTCATCACTGTCATTTACTCACTCAGTCACcgttccattcatttattcaccggttcactcattcattccctcaCTAACTCACCCACTCATccttcacccactcactcactaaTTTACACCAAGTCACTCCCACTCATTCAGATACAGGCTAGTCCAGCAACAAGATCATCTGGTAGTCAAAGTCTACACTCACACAAGAACAAGGCTCTTGGTTTCTGTGACAGAGGCCTCTGTCCTTGTGTCACCTTTGTCACCCGGTCTCCTACAGTGAAGCCTTCCTGGTGCCAGCATGGTGGGAAGACCGGGCCAAACGGCAGGTAGAGCTGCCCCAGGAGCAGGCTGTGTGCCGGGAGTCCTCTGAGGAGCCTCTGCCTCCGTCTCACCTGCAGCACAGCATGGCCTTCCTTCTGGTGGCACCCATGTCCCCCAACGGGTGTGGCCCGGGAGCTAGAGCAGGACCTGATGCCATCCTGTGCTGTGTCCCTTCCCATTCACCATGTGCCAGGCCTGCTGGACATGGTACCCAACAGCTTCACACACACAATTTGCCCTTGGCCCCAGGCCAAGCTGCTGCAGCGTAACTGATGAGACACACTGATCTTTACATGTGGGTGTTTAATGAACGAGACCATTCAGCACTGGCTCACtttttgtgcatatgtgtgttttatagggttttttttgcggggaggggggagttcttgtgttagtctgttttgcgttgctataaaggaatacctggcACTGgggtatttataaagaaaagaggtttatttggctccccattctgcaggctgtacaagcacaGTGCCcgtatctgctcagcttctggggagacctcaggaagcttccactcaaggcagaaggcaaaggaggggcaggcatgtcacatggtcagatcaggagagagaggggaggtgccagCTCCTTTAAAccagcagtccccagcctttttggcaccagggactggttttgtggaagacaagtTTTCCACGGACGGGGTGTGGGGATGGTTCCAGGATGAAACTTCCACTTccaatcatcaggcattagattctcataaggggcacacaacctagatccctcatatgcgcagttcacaacagggtttgaGCACCCATGAGGATCTAATCCCGCCTCTGATTTAACAGGAGGCGGCTCAGGCACTCATGCTCGCTCACCACTGCTCACCCCATGCTGTGCGGcccattcctaacaggccataaACCAGTAGCAGTCCACAGCCTGGGGGTTGGGGCCCTTGCTCTAAAGAACCAGATCTCCCACAAACTCAGAatgagagctcacttatcaccacgGCAAGGGTGCCAAGCCATATTCGccagggatctgcccccatggctCAAACCCCTCCCACAGACCCCATCCAGCACCGCGGATCACGTCTCAGCATGAGacttggaggggacacacatccaagcCATTCGCCAGGGATCAGCCCCCATGGCTCAAACCCCTCCCACAGACCTCACCCAGCACCACGGATCACGTCTCAGCATGAGccttggaggggacacacatctaAGCCATTCGCCAGGGATCAGCCCCCATGGCTCAAACCCCTCCCACAGACCTCACCCAGCACCACGGATCACGTCTCAGCATGAGacttggaggggacacacatctaAGCCATTCGCCAGGGATCAGCCCCCATGGCTCAAACCCCTCCCACAGACCTCACCCAGCACCACGGATCACATCTCAGCATGAGacttggaggggacacacatctaAGCCATTCGccagggatctgcccccatggctCAAACCCCTCCCACAGACCTCACCCAGCACCACGGATCACATCTCAGCATGAGacttggaggggacacacatccaagcCATTCGCCAGGGATCAGCCCCCATGGCTCAAACCCCTCCCACAGACCTCACCCAGCACCACGGATCACATCTCAGCATGAGacttggaggggacacacatccaagcCATTCGCCAGGGATCAGCCCCCATGGCTCAAACCCCTCCCACAGACCTCACCCAGCACCACGGATCACATCTCAGCATGAGacttggaggggacacacatccaagcCATTCGCCAGGGATCTGCCCCTGTGGCTCAAACCCCTCCCACAGACCCCACCCAGCACCACTTtatccttaaaaacaaaacaaggaatgTAAATGCAAAACTGCCGTACAGCCTCGCCATATCCCGGAAATCACCCGCACGTTCCTGTTCAGGGTAAACACGTGGACCCCCGCAGGCTGCAAGATTCAGAAACATTGACACGGGCCCCCTGGGTTCCAGAAAGCACCCCCCACGGTTCCTGTTCGGGGTAACCATGTGGACCCCTGCAGGCTGCAAGACTCAGAAACATCACTGGGACATCCTTCTGGCCTGCAACCATCTCCTGACCCTTGCAGGAGGACACACCTTTCTCCAAAGCTGACATGTCACAGAAGCCGCCCCGTCAGTGCTAAGACCGTGAATGTGCAGGTCCCCATGTTCTGAGCCGCACCAATCGTGAGCCTCTGCCTTTCTCCAGCGTCTGTCACCCTGCCCCTCCCCGCCTTGACTGTGTCCTGCATTCACCTGAGCTGCTGTGTCTCCAGGACCAGGGGCTACCTCTACCGCCGCATGCTGCCTTGTGGCCCCTCCTCGCTGGTCTGGGCTCCCCGTACCCTGTGGCCCCTCCTCGCTGGTCTGGCGCTTCTCTTTCCAGTGCTGCTGCCTTCTGCTGCGTCTGCTGCTTGGCCTCCTCCAGGGAGCCCCGGATGCTCCCTACTAAGCATAAGCTGCTTCCCCCCGGCCCTGTTCCCTCTGACTTCATGATGCACAAGCCAGGCAAAGCCTCGGCTTTTCCATTCGCTCCCAGCCTCGCACTGGGACAGCCTACAGCGGTCACCCCTCGAAGCCCCAGGGAGAACACCCACCCCAAGCATCCGGGCACTCCTTCCGCACTCCAGGGCCTCATTTTGGAATCAAAGCAGGTTTTATGGGTTACACAGACGAGCCTTAGAGCCGGGAAACGCAGTGGCTTCAGATGTGTTCACTGCCACATGGCATCGAGGGCAGGAGAGCAGAGGGCGCCTGGGCCTTGTCCACGTGTCCAAGGTGCACCGCCTCCATTATGCCAGCACCTGCAGTCAGTTGCTGTTTGCTGTCGGAGGTGGGGGGGAGCTGGGCTCTCCACGGGCACACAGCCGGCAGCTGCTTTGCTCCCTGCCCTGACGGCGcgggctgtgctgtgctgggagcgAGGTGTGCTTGGCGGCGGCACTAGGACGGGtggaagtggtggtggtggtggtggtggtggtgctcgTGGTGGTGATGGTGCTCGTGCCGCTGGATCACTGACACCGCGTAGCCCTCTCCTGCTGGTGTGGGCGGCAGGTCCCGCACCACCTCGTGCTCCACTGTGGCAGGCTGGGCGTGTGGGGCCTTGAGTGGCGAGTGGCCCTCCCTGCCCTTTTGGCGGTACCGCTTGTGGCCGTAAGGTGGCGGTGGCGGCTGCAGGGGAGGCTGCGGGAAGTGGTGACCGTCCTGAGGGGCCTGGGGCGGGAGGACGGCCGGCAGGTAGTAGCTGAAGGCTTTCCCGGACTTGCTGCTGGCTGGCACCCCAGGCGGCTTCCCGGAGCCCTTGGGGGACTTGAGGAACTGCTTCTCCGGCCCCTTCGGCCGGGGCTGCGGGTCCAGGGCCCGGGCAGCAGGCTCCAAGGCTGGCACGACATGTTCCACCAGCACCTGCGACCTGCGGTGGTGCCCGGCGTGTGTGTCCGGCTCCTGGGAGCGGGACCGGGCCTGGAGGTGCGAGGCcctgccctggggctcctgcttgGCTTGCACAGGAGGGGACCCTGCGGACACAGGTCAGAGTGTGAGGCCCTGGGAGTGCAGGCTCAGGTT from Symphalangus syndactylus isolate Jambi chromosome 16, NHGRI_mSymSyn1-v2.1_pri, whole genome shotgun sequence encodes the following:
- the NKD2 gene encoding protein naked cuticle homolog 2 isoform X2 gives rise to the protein MMEKGQQTARAHEDRAGSASTLMHSSAMSRWRRTTARSGRSHSMTLTTAGRSPGSETDAGPQDMSSLMHTIYEVVDASVNHSSGSSKTLRVKLTVSPEPSTKRKEGPPAGQDREPSRCRMEGELAEEPRMADRRLSAHVRRPGADPQPCSERGPYCVDENTERRNHYLDLAGIENYTSRFGPGSPPVQAKQEPQGRASHLQARSRSQEPDTHAGHHRRSQVLVEHVVPALEPAARALDPQPRPKGPEKQFLKSPKGSGKPPGVPASSKSGKAFSYYLPAVLPPQAPQDGHHFPQPPLQPPPPPYGHKRYRQKGREGHSPLKAPHAQPATVEHEVVRDLPPTPAGEGYAVSVIQRHEHHHHHEHHHHHHHHHFHPS